In Phragmites australis chromosome 17, lpPhrAust1.1, whole genome shotgun sequence, the following are encoded in one genomic region:
- the LOC133897603 gene encoding uncharacterized protein LOC133897603 codes for MAASNSNSSGRDAMAAFFSKQVERRKLVTSEKQALSTRLSASGDTFPGSEHRPADRKRWMAELGPDRVRVHQVVWPGTHDSATNKIGIPFVTRPFAQCQSLSVYEQLAAGARVIDVRVQEERRVCHGVLATYPVDVVLDDVKRFLVETESEVVILEIRTEFGRGDPPEFDKFLIDQLGEHLIPQDEAVFHKTIAELLPRRVICVWKPRKSPAPKPGEPLWSAGYLKDNWIDTDLPETKFESNLKFLGQQPPVADRRFFYRVENTVTPKADNPVLCVWPVTKRIHGYARLFIADVFAKGLGDRLQVFSTDFIDGDFVDACAGVTKARVEGTA; via the coding sequence ATGGCTGCCTCCAATAGCAACAGCTCCGGCCGGGACGCCATGGCGGCCTTCTTCTCGAAGCAGGTCGAGCGGCGGAAGCTGGTCACCAGCGAGAAGCAGGCGCTGTCCACGCGGCTGTCGGCGTCCGGCGACACGTTCCCCGGATCGGAGCACCGGCCGGCGGACCGGAAGCGGTGGATGGCGGAGCTGGGCCCCGACAGGGTGCGCGTGCACCAGGTGGTGTGGCCCGGCACGCACGACTCGGCCACCAACAAGATCGGCATCCCGTTCGTGACCCGCCCCTTTGCGCAGTGCCAGTCGCTGTCCGTGTACGAGCAGCTCGCCGCGGGCGCGCGCGTCATCGACGTCCGCGTCCAGGAGGAGCGCCGCGTCTGCCACGGCGTGCTGGCGACGTACCCCGTCGACGTGGTGCTCGACGACGTCAAGAGGTTCCTGGTCGAGACCGAGTCCGAGGTGGTCATCCTCGAGATACGCACCGAGTTCGGGCGCGGGGACCCGCCGGAGTTCGACAAGTTTCTCATCGACCAGCTCGGCGAGCACCTGATCCCGCAGGACGAGGCCGTGTTCCACAAGACCATCGCCGAGCTGCTCCCGCGACGCGTCATCTGCGTGTGGAAGCCCCGCAAGTCGCCGGCGCCCAAGCCCGGCGAGCCGCTGTGGAGCGCCGGGTACCTCAAGGACAACTGGATCGACACGGACCTGCCGGAGACCAAGTTCGAGAGCAACCTCAAGTTCCTGGGGCAGCAGCCGCCGGTGGCCGACCGGAGGTTCTTCTACCGGGTGGAGAACACGGTGACGCCCAAGGCCGACAACCCGGTGCTGTGCGTGTGGCCCGTGACGAAGCGGATCCACGGGTACGCGCGACTGTTCATCGCCGATGTCTTCGCTAAGGGCCTCGGCGACAGGCTGCAGGTGTTCTCGACCGACTTCATCGACGGGGACTTCGTCGACGCCTGCGCCGGCGTCACCAAGGCGCGCGTCGAAGGCACCGCGTGA